In one Stenotrophomonas maltophilia genomic region, the following are encoded:
- a CDS encoding thiamine pyrophosphate-dependent enzyme codes for MSKRVAEIVVDTLQQAGVRRCYGIVGDTLNHVTDALHRSEIEWVHVRHEEVAAFAAGADSLVSGELTACAGSCGPGGLHFINGIFESNRNRAPMVLIASQVVTSELGMEFPQEVDFKAVYGSCTVFCEQVHSPAQARRVVALACQAAISRRGVAVVILPADISQAEVKHDVPFSVHYTQPVLRPSDGELQRIAGLLGQGKRIGIYAGAGCQGAHAQLLELARRLQAPIAHTSRAKDFVEPDNPYNMGMTGIFGIESGFHTLMECDTLLLLGADFAWGQFYPDKATIIQVDRDGSHLGRRHPVNLGVVGDIAPTLDALLPMLPPREDSTFLDECIERRDKALAKREQEEQPGEGELIHPQHLTALLSKYASDDALFTADGGSPMVWVLRHIRVNGRRRTLTSLLHGTMANAMPQALGLQKAFPGRQVISLSGDGGLAMLLGDLLTAVQEKLPIKVVVFNNGSLNFVELEQKVEGLLDNYTDLKNPDFGRLAEVIGFHGRTVTRSEDLEKAVQDFLAQRGPALLDVHTSRAELVMPPQIEAKQVAGTALYAAKAVLNGRFDDVKHLLVDNFLKK; via the coding sequence ATGAGCAAGCGCGTTGCCGAGATCGTTGTCGATACCCTGCAGCAGGCGGGTGTCCGCCGCTGTTATGGCATCGTCGGCGACACGTTGAACCACGTCACCGATGCACTGCATCGCAGCGAAATCGAATGGGTGCATGTGCGCCACGAAGAGGTGGCCGCCTTCGCCGCCGGCGCCGACTCGCTGGTGAGCGGCGAGCTGACGGCCTGTGCCGGCTCCTGCGGTCCCGGCGGCCTGCATTTCATCAATGGCATCTTTGAAAGCAACCGCAACCGCGCACCGATGGTGCTGATCGCCAGCCAGGTGGTGACCAGCGAACTGGGCATGGAATTCCCCCAGGAAGTGGATTTCAAGGCGGTCTATGGCAGCTGCACGGTGTTCTGCGAGCAGGTGCACAGCCCGGCGCAGGCACGACGCGTGGTCGCCCTGGCCTGCCAGGCGGCGATCAGCCGCCGCGGCGTGGCGGTGGTGATCCTGCCGGCCGACATCAGCCAGGCCGAGGTGAAGCACGATGTACCGTTCTCGGTGCACTACACCCAGCCGGTGCTGCGCCCGTCGGATGGCGAGCTGCAGCGCATCGCCGGGTTGCTGGGGCAGGGCAAGCGCATCGGCATCTATGCCGGTGCCGGTTGCCAGGGCGCCCATGCGCAGCTTCTGGAACTGGCCCGGCGCCTGCAGGCCCCGATCGCGCACACCTCGCGTGCCAAGGACTTCGTCGAGCCGGACAACCCGTACAACATGGGCATGACCGGCATCTTCGGCATCGAATCCGGGTTCCACACCCTGATGGAGTGCGACACGCTGCTGCTGCTCGGCGCCGATTTTGCCTGGGGGCAGTTCTATCCGGACAAGGCGACGATCATCCAGGTCGATCGCGATGGCAGCCATCTCGGTCGCCGCCATCCGGTTAACCTGGGCGTGGTGGGTGACATCGCACCGACGCTGGATGCACTGCTGCCGATGCTGCCACCCCGCGAGGACAGCACGTTCCTCGACGAGTGTATCGAGCGTCGCGACAAGGCGCTGGCCAAGCGTGAGCAGGAGGAGCAGCCGGGCGAGGGCGAACTGATCCATCCGCAGCACCTGACCGCGCTGCTGTCGAAATACGCCAGCGACGATGCGTTGTTCACCGCCGACGGTGGCTCGCCGATGGTGTGGGTGCTGCGGCATATCCGCGTCAATGGCCGTCGCCGCACGCTCACCAGTCTCCTGCACGGGACGATGGCCAATGCGATGCCGCAGGCGCTGGGCCTGCAGAAGGCGTTCCCGGGCCGGCAGGTGATCTCGCTGTCGGGCGATGGCGGCCTGGCGATGCTGCTGGGCGATCTGCTGACCGCCGTGCAGGAGAAGCTGCCGATCAAGGTGGTGGTGTTCAACAACGGTTCGTTGAACTTCGTGGAGTTGGAGCAGAAGGTGGAAGGGCTGCTGGACAACTACACCGATCTGAAGAATCCGGATTTCGGCCGTCTGGCCGAGGTGATCGGTTTCCATGGCCGCACGGTCACCCGCAGCGAGGACCTGGAGAAGGCCGTACAGGACTTCCTCGCCCAGCGCGGTCCGGCATTGCTGGACGTGCATACCAGCCGGGCGGAGCTGGTGATGCCGCCGCAGATCGAGGCCAAACAGGTGGCGGGTACGGCCCTGTATGCGGCCAAGGCGGTGTTGAATGGCCGCTTCGACGACGTGAAGCATCTGCTGGTGGACAACTTCCTGAAGAAGTGA
- a CDS encoding XAC2610-related protein: MRHRDTVIGLLAGLLVPLAHAADSDAPLRFEAAPGIGVQAEVAEDGSIAVQLLPSGKRLSLPGAPDVDGNSRLSAEDVDFDGRPELVARASVGMVNEAVAVYRYDPASGGFRALQAETHGRDNCGGLMGLTVDAATRTLTSSCRSGPMWYTDQYRFAGAKLYLYRAERVLMLGDTLNAALRWVQADEQGPSAVWRTFDPTGRVLESAIADGLGAPPDGPLRSQQATVVPARLFLFDRPGAPSTQRYLLQGDRVELLDEHEGWLKVRYRNPKSGAVVGWINVND, from the coding sequence ATGAGACACAGGGACACCGTGATTGGCCTGCTGGCGGGCCTGCTGGTACCGCTGGCGCACGCTGCTGACAGCGATGCGCCGCTGCGCTTCGAGGCGGCACCTGGCATTGGCGTGCAGGCTGAGGTGGCGGAGGACGGCAGCATTGCCGTGCAGCTGCTGCCCTCTGGCAAGCGGCTGAGCCTGCCGGGTGCCCCGGACGTCGACGGCAATTCGCGGTTGTCAGCCGAGGATGTTGATTTCGATGGGCGCCCGGAGCTGGTTGCGCGCGCGTCGGTCGGCATGGTCAATGAAGCGGTGGCGGTGTATCGCTACGATCCGGCCAGCGGTGGTTTCCGCGCGCTGCAGGCCGAAACCCATGGGCGTGACAACTGCGGCGGCCTGATGGGGCTCACCGTTGATGCCGCCACGCGCACGTTGACCAGCAGCTGCCGCAGCGGCCCGATGTGGTACACGGACCAGTACCGGTTTGCAGGCGCGAAACTCTATCTGTACCGCGCCGAGCGCGTCTTGATGCTGGGCGATACCCTGAACGCCGCACTGCGTTGGGTGCAGGCCGACGAGCAGGGCCCGTCGGCGGTCTGGCGCACCTTTGATCCCACCGGTCGTGTGCTGGAGAGCGCGATCGCTGATGGCCTGGGCGCACCGCCCGACGGCCCGCTGCGCAGCCAGCAGGCCACCGTGGTGCCGGCGCGCCTGTTCCTGTTCGACCGGCCCGGTGCGCCCAGCACCCAGCGTTACCTGCTGCAGGGCGACCGCGTGGAACTGCTGGATGAACACGAGGGTTGGCTGAAGGTGCGGTATCGCAACCCGAAGAGCGGCGCGGTGGTGGGCTGGATCAACGTCAACGATTGA
- a CDS encoding DUF3574 domain-containing protein, protein MKHLGLAFAVLLAASGCASLSSQAPSAYATATTAELKGDAARPSAGQGWVRSELYFGVGEEQGAGNRPQADTISEAQWRTFLDKEVTPRFPDGLTVFDAYGQWLFRGDAAPNRLRTKVLVVLHEDSPQRRADIEAIRLAWKQQTGHQSVLWSRQAVDVSF, encoded by the coding sequence ATGAAACACCTTGGCCTTGCCTTCGCCGTTCTGCTCGCCGCCAGTGGCTGCGCCAGCCTCTCCTCGCAGGCGCCCAGCGCCTACGCTACGGCCACGACCGCTGAACTGAAGGGGGATGCCGCACGCCCGTCCGCTGGCCAGGGCTGGGTGCGCAGCGAGCTGTACTTCGGGGTGGGCGAGGAGCAGGGCGCCGGCAACCGACCGCAGGCCGATACCATCAGCGAGGCGCAGTGGCGGACGTTCCTGGACAAGGAAGTGACCCCGCGCTTCCCCGATGGCCTGACCGTGTTCGATGCCTACGGCCAGTGGCTGTTCCGGGGTGACGCTGCGCCGAACCGCCTGCGCACCAAGGTACTGGTGGTGCTGCACGAAGACAGCCCGCAGCGTCGTGCCGACATCGAAGCCATCCGCCTGGCGTGGAAGCAGCAGACCGGGCACCAGTCGGTGCTGTGGTCGCGACAGGCCGTTGACGTATCGTTCTGA
- a CDS encoding TonB-dependent receptor plug domain-containing protein, which produces MSARLPASPLGLAIALALSPIAPALAQDATNLDTVIVTGTRAADRTVLESTSPVDVLTAEDIRKAGVVNGELGSALQALLPSFNFPRQSNSGGADHVRAAQLRGLSPDQVLVLINGKRRHHTALVNTDSKIGKGTTPVDFNAIPVSAIKRIEVLRDGAGALYGSDAVAGVINVILDNGGDGGEIEASYGANHTDLKPIGRTLTDGQAGNISAKVGTSLGEDGGFLRVGLEYKHRNGTNRAGFDQIPPWDQTPDNLALQGKRNYVLGDGESKDINLWLNTEIPVGQTSTFYAFGTFNQRDTEGANYFRYPDGEANWKEVYPNGYRPVSEGENRDVQAVAGVRGQWGEWSYDGSLDHGQNDFTYRLRDSLNASLGPASPTRFKTADYEYAQTVGNLDLSRVFTQSDSISHTLGLGAEARHERYQTRPGDPASYAAGPFTDRPTGSQAGGGLTPQDAATLSRDVASAYASLSSQFGDHFSSDLAARYEHSDDFGGELTGKLGLRYQFTPAFALRGAISNNFRAPSLAQIGYESTSTGYNAGGQLVQGRLLSVNNPIARGLGAQDLKPEKSINTSLGFTSRIGEHFDLSLDFFQIDIDDRIALSESITGDALTDYVAANYGVSGLQSASFFVNAADTRTRGAELVSNWRQALGNGQLLLTGTYAYTKTTLKNVLATPAQLQALDPDYVLFGIEETNTLTDATPRTRGSVSAAWSNDRWSLSSRVNRYGSVTRVFNFGDGYIPRQTYQAEWQLDAEVEYRISARWSVAIGGQNLTDNYPDRSNEDIHYFGNLPYDVLSPIGSNGAYYYGRVRYTF; this is translated from the coding sequence ATGTCCGCCCGCCTGCCCGCGTCGCCGCTCGGCCTCGCCATTGCCCTTGCGCTCTCCCCCATCGCCCCGGCCCTGGCCCAGGACGCCACCAACCTCGACACCGTGATCGTCACCGGCACCCGTGCCGCCGACCGCACGGTGCTCGAATCCACCTCGCCGGTGGATGTGCTTACCGCCGAAGACATCCGCAAGGCCGGCGTGGTCAACGGCGAACTCGGCAGTGCGCTGCAGGCGCTGTTGCCGTCGTTCAACTTCCCGCGCCAGTCCAATTCCGGTGGCGCCGACCACGTCCGCGCCGCGCAGCTGCGCGGCCTGTCGCCGGATCAGGTACTGGTGCTGATCAACGGCAAGCGCCGCCACCACACCGCCCTGGTCAACACCGACAGCAAGATCGGCAAGGGCACCACGCCGGTCGACTTCAATGCCATCCCTGTCAGCGCGATCAAGCGCATCGAAGTGCTTCGCGACGGTGCCGGCGCGCTGTATGGCTCCGACGCCGTGGCAGGTGTCATCAATGTGATCCTCGACAATGGTGGCGACGGCGGCGAGATCGAAGCCAGCTACGGTGCAAATCACACCGATCTGAAGCCGATCGGCCGCACCCTTACCGATGGGCAGGCCGGCAACATCAGCGCCAAAGTGGGCACCTCGCTGGGTGAGGACGGTGGCTTCCTGCGCGTCGGCCTAGAGTACAAGCACCGCAACGGGACCAACCGCGCCGGCTTCGACCAGATTCCACCGTGGGACCAGACCCCGGACAACCTGGCACTGCAGGGCAAGCGCAACTACGTGCTGGGCGATGGTGAGAGCAAGGACATCAACCTGTGGCTCAACACTGAAATCCCGGTCGGCCAGACCTCCACCTTCTACGCGTTCGGTACCTTCAACCAGCGCGATACCGAAGGCGCGAACTATTTCCGCTACCCGGACGGCGAGGCCAACTGGAAGGAGGTCTATCCGAACGGTTACCGGCCGGTCTCCGAAGGCGAGAACCGCGACGTGCAGGCGGTCGCCGGTGTGCGCGGCCAATGGGGTGAGTGGAGCTACGACGGCAGCCTGGACCATGGCCAGAACGATTTCACCTATCGCCTGCGTGATTCGCTCAACGCCTCATTGGGCCCGGCCAGCCCGACACGCTTCAAGACGGCTGATTATGAGTACGCTCAGACAGTCGGCAACCTGGACCTGAGCCGTGTGTTCACCCAGAGCGACAGCATCAGCCATACGCTGGGCCTGGGCGCGGAAGCGCGCCATGAGCGCTACCAGACCCGTCCCGGCGACCCCGCCAGCTATGCGGCCGGCCCGTTTACCGACCGTCCCACCGGCTCGCAGGCCGGTGGCGGCCTCACGCCGCAGGATGCCGCCACCCTGTCGCGCGATGTGGCCAGCGCCTATGCCAGCCTGTCCAGCCAGTTCGGCGATCACTTCTCCAGCGACCTGGCTGCGCGCTACGAGCACAGCGATGATTTCGGCGGCGAACTGACCGGCAAGCTCGGCCTGCGTTACCAGTTCACCCCGGCCTTCGCCCTGCGTGGCGCGATCTCCAACAACTTCCGCGCCCCGTCGCTGGCACAGATCGGCTACGAGTCGACCTCCACTGGCTACAACGCCGGCGGCCAGCTGGTGCAGGGCCGGCTGCTGTCGGTCAACAATCCGATTGCCCGCGGCCTGGGCGCGCAGGACCTCAAGCCCGAAAAGTCGATCAACACGTCGCTGGGCTTCACCAGCCGCATCGGCGAGCACTTCGACCTGTCGCTGGACTTCTTCCAGATCGACATCGATGACCGCATCGCGCTGTCCGAAAGCATCACCGGCGATGCGCTGACCGACTACGTCGCCGCCAACTACGGCGTCAGTGGCCTGCAGAGCGCCAGCTTCTTCGTCAATGCCGCCGATACACGTACCCGTGGCGCCGAACTGGTCAGCAACTGGCGGCAGGCGCTGGGCAACGGCCAACTGCTGCTGACCGGCACTTACGCCTATACCAAGACCACGCTGAAGAACGTGCTGGCCACCCCTGCACAACTGCAGGCGCTCGATCCGGACTATGTGCTGTTCGGCATCGAAGAGACCAACACGCTGACCGACGCCACCCCGCGCACGCGCGGCAGCGTCTCTGCAGCATGGAGCAATGACCGCTGGTCACTCAGCAGCCGGGTGAACCGCTATGGCAGCGTCACCCGTGTCTTCAACTTCGGTGACGGTTACATTCCGCGCCAGACCTACCAGGCCGAATGGCAGCTGGATGCAGAAGTGGAGTATCGCATCAGCGCCCGATGGAGCGTGGCCATCGGCGGACAGAATCTGACCGACAACTACCCGGATCGATCCAATGAGGACATCCATTACTTCGGCAATCTGCCCTACGACGTGCTTTCGCCGATCGGCAGCAACGGCGCCTACTACTACGGCCGCGTCCGTTACACGTTCTGA
- the otsB gene encoding trehalose-phosphatase, translating into MAEPLPLRPPPPLLDDACALFLDVDGTLIEFAARPDAVQLLPDVREAIGRISERLEGAVALVSGRPLAQLDQLFAPLQLPAAGLHGHELRGQDGRVLRDEHDDDTAEWLHALHQQAMRFAHGHPGVLVEDKGVGLALHWREAPHAGSEVRAFADRHVRGRSSYRLQPGDHVVEFVPVGTDKGRAIRRMMQYLPFRGRLPVFLGDDLTDEFGFDAANGQHGWSVLIGEREPSAAVFALPDIRSVHAWLRENAY; encoded by the coding sequence ATGGCTGAACCGCTCCCCCTGCGTCCGCCACCTCCATTGCTGGACGATGCCTGCGCGTTGTTCCTCGATGTCGATGGCACCCTGATTGAATTCGCTGCACGACCGGACGCCGTGCAGCTGCTGCCCGATGTGCGTGAGGCCATCGGTCGTATCAGCGAACGCCTGGAAGGTGCCGTAGCACTGGTCAGTGGCCGTCCTCTGGCACAGCTTGACCAGTTGTTCGCGCCTCTGCAGCTGCCTGCGGCCGGCTTGCACGGCCATGAACTGCGTGGCCAGGACGGACGCGTGCTGCGCGACGAACATGACGATGACACCGCCGAATGGCTGCATGCCCTGCATCAGCAGGCGATGCGTTTTGCCCATGGCCATCCCGGGGTACTGGTGGAAGACAAGGGTGTGGGCCTGGCCCTGCACTGGCGCGAGGCGCCGCACGCTGGAAGCGAGGTGCGGGCGTTCGCTGACCGCCATGTGCGCGGTCGCTCCAGCTACCGCCTGCAACCCGGCGATCACGTAGTCGAGTTCGTGCCCGTCGGCACCGACAAGGGCCGCGCGATCCGGCGGATGATGCAGTACCTGCCGTTCCGGGGCCGCCTGCCCGTGTTCCTCGGCGATGACCTGACGGATGAATTCGGATTCGACGCCGCCAACGGCCAGCATGGCTGGAGCGTGCTGATCGGCGAGCGTGAACCCAGCGCCGCCGTGTTCGCGCTGCCTGACATACGCAGCGTGCACGCCTGGCTGCGCGAGAATGCCTATTGA
- a CDS encoding glycoside hydrolase family 15 protein — protein sequence MTQPDLDLGVVGNGSFGALVDKHARVVWSCLPTFDGDPTFCALLGPNQQTGGDFAVELEDFADSEQEYLTNTAILRTVLRDTHGGALEILDFAPRWRQNDRFYRPVSLIRQVRPLAGSPRIVIRARPLADWGARVPESTWGSNHVRWILPDHVLRLTTDVPVRMVRDGLPFVLNHPVHLILGVDESLNRSISGYVQEAFQRTRDYWREWVRYLSIPLEWQDAVIRSAITLKLCQYEDSGAIIAAMTTSIPEAPGSVRNWDYRYCWLRDAAFVVRSLNRLGATRTMEQFLGYIFNLATTDGTLQPLYGIGFEAKLDEDEVPSLSGYRGMGPVRRGNLAWVQRQHDVYGSVVLASTQLFFDRRLQDPGDAHTFARLEPLGEQAFALHDVPDAGLWEFRGRTEVHTYTSAMCWAACDRLCKIAVRLKRDDRARYWRERADIIHARIMQRSWSESLGHFTDTFDGHRLDASLLLLADIGFIDALDARFIATVEAIGRDLKHGNSLYRYIAPDDFGEPETSFTICTFWYIDALAAIGRMDEAREMFETLLKQRNHLGLLSEDLAFDSGEAWGNFPQTYSHVGLITAAMRLSRSWQEAS from the coding sequence ATGACCCAACCCGATCTTGATCTGGGCGTGGTCGGCAACGGCAGCTTCGGCGCCCTGGTCGACAAACATGCCCGTGTCGTCTGGAGCTGCCTGCCCACCTTTGACGGCGACCCCACCTTCTGTGCGCTGCTGGGCCCGAACCAGCAGACAGGCGGCGACTTCGCCGTCGAGCTGGAGGACTTCGCCGACAGCGAGCAGGAATACCTCACCAACACCGCCATCCTGCGCACGGTGCTGCGCGACACGCATGGAGGTGCGCTGGAGATCCTCGATTTCGCGCCACGCTGGCGGCAGAACGACCGCTTCTACCGGCCGGTCAGCCTGATCCGCCAGGTGCGGCCATTGGCCGGCAGCCCACGTATCGTCATCCGCGCACGGCCGCTGGCCGACTGGGGCGCACGTGTTCCCGAATCCACGTGGGGCAGCAACCACGTGCGCTGGATCCTGCCCGACCACGTGCTGCGGCTGACCACCGATGTGCCGGTCCGGATGGTCCGTGATGGCCTGCCGTTCGTCCTCAACCACCCTGTGCACCTGATCCTGGGCGTGGATGAATCGCTCAACCGCTCGATCAGCGGCTATGTGCAGGAAGCGTTCCAGCGCACGCGTGACTACTGGCGCGAATGGGTGCGCTATCTGTCGATCCCACTGGAATGGCAGGACGCGGTGATCCGCAGCGCGATCACTCTCAAGCTGTGCCAGTACGAGGACAGTGGCGCGATCATCGCGGCGATGACCACCTCGATTCCCGAGGCTCCCGGCAGCGTACGCAACTGGGACTACCGCTACTGCTGGCTGCGCGATGCTGCGTTCGTGGTGCGTTCGCTGAACCGGCTTGGCGCCACCCGCACGATGGAGCAGTTCCTCGGCTACATCTTCAACCTCGCCACCACCGACGGCACGCTGCAGCCGCTGTACGGCATCGGATTCGAGGCCAAGCTGGACGAGGACGAAGTCCCCAGCCTGTCCGGCTACCGTGGGATGGGCCCGGTGCGCCGCGGCAACCTGGCCTGGGTGCAGCGCCAGCACGACGTGTATGGCAGCGTGGTGCTGGCCTCCACCCAGTTGTTCTTCGATCGTCGCCTGCAGGACCCCGGGGATGCCCATACCTTTGCCCGGCTGGAACCGCTGGGCGAACAGGCCTTTGCCCTGCACGACGTCCCCGACGCAGGCCTGTGGGAGTTCCGCGGCCGCACCGAGGTGCACACCTACACCAGCGCGATGTGCTGGGCAGCCTGTGATCGCCTGTGCAAGATCGCCGTGAGGCTCAAGCGCGATGACCGTGCACGCTACTGGCGCGAGCGCGCCGACATCATCCACGCGCGCATCATGCAGCGGTCCTGGAGCGAATCGCTGGGCCACTTCACCGACACCTTCGACGGCCATCGCCTGGACGCGTCGCTGCTGCTGCTGGCCGACATCGGCTTCATCGATGCACTCGACGCGCGTTTCATCGCCACCGTCGAGGCCATCGGCCGCGACCTCAAGCATGGCAATTCGCTGTACCGCTACATCGCACCGGACGATTTCGGCGAGCCGGAAACCAGCTTCACCATCTGCACCTTCTGGTACATCGATGCGCTGGCGGCGATCGGGCGCATGGATGAGGCACGCGAGATGTTCGAGACGCTGTTGAAGCAGCGCAACCATCTTGGCCTGCTGTCAGAGGACCTGGCCTTCGACAGCGGCGAAGCGTGGGGCAACTTCCCGCAGACGTATTCGCATGTGGGTCTGATCACGGCAGCGATGCGCCTGTCGCGTTCGTGGCAGGAGGCATCATGA
- the otsA gene encoding alpha,alpha-trehalose-phosphate synthase (UDP-forming): MSRLVVVSNRVAVPGENRAGGLAVGLLAALKERGGMWFGWSGKTVRDGSGALHEQQDGDIRFVTMDLNKREVDGYYNGFANRTLWPLLHFRLDLVDYDRGTRETYHKVNAMFADKLAPLLREDDIVWIHDYHLIPLGALLRERGIGCRIGFFLHIPMPSADLLQAMPDHLRLFSALYAYDLVGFQTQRDADRFQTYLRLFGGGRVLDNGELEAPGGRRFRAAAFPIGIDTGLIARQASTAAAKAAVKNLRASLRDRQLAIGVDRLDYSKGLPERFLGFERYLQRHPDQRGTLTYLQIAPVSRGDVTEYRQLRSQLEQIAGHINGGHAEPDWTPLRYVNQNFTHATLTGFYRAAAVGLVTPLRDGMNLVAKEYVASQDPEDPGVLVLSLLAGAADELKQALLVNPHDLDGVADAIATAATMSLRKRQERWHAMMEHLRTYDINHWRRSYLDALEG; encoded by the coding sequence ATGAGTCGTCTGGTGGTGGTCTCCAACCGCGTTGCCGTGCCCGGCGAGAACCGCGCCGGGGGCCTTGCGGTGGGCCTGCTGGCTGCGCTCAAGGAGCGCGGCGGCATGTGGTTCGGCTGGAGTGGCAAGACCGTGCGTGATGGCAGCGGCGCGCTGCATGAACAGCAGGACGGCGACATCCGCTTCGTCACCATGGACCTGAACAAGCGCGAGGTGGACGGCTACTACAACGGCTTCGCCAACCGCACGCTGTGGCCGCTGCTGCATTTCCGCCTGGACCTGGTCGACTATGACCGCGGCACGCGCGAGACGTATCACAAGGTCAATGCGATGTTCGCGGACAAGCTCGCGCCGTTGCTGCGCGAGGACGATATCGTCTGGATCCACGACTACCATCTGATCCCGCTGGGTGCCCTGCTGCGCGAGCGCGGCATCGGCTGCCGCATCGGCTTCTTCCTGCACATCCCGATGCCCTCGGCGGACCTGCTGCAGGCCATGCCCGACCACCTGCGGCTGTTCTCCGCGCTGTATGCCTATGACCTGGTGGGATTCCAGACCCAGCGCGATGCCGACCGCTTCCAGACCTACCTGCGGCTGTTCGGCGGCGGTCGCGTGCTCGACAACGGCGAACTGGAGGCCCCGGGGGGGCGCCGCTTCCGCGCTGCCGCCTTCCCGATCGGCATCGACACCGGGCTTATCGCGCGTCAGGCCAGCACCGCAGCGGCCAAGGCCGCCGTGAAGAACCTGCGGGCCAGTCTGCGGGATCGGCAGCTGGCCATCGGCGTGGACCGCCTGGACTATTCCAAGGGGCTGCCCGAACGTTTCCTCGGCTTCGAACGTTACCTGCAGCGCCACCCCGACCAGCGCGGCACCCTGACCTACCTGCAGATCGCGCCGGTCTCGCGCGGTGATGTCACCGAGTACCGGCAACTGCGCAGCCAGCTGGAACAGATCGCCGGGCACATCAACGGTGGCCATGCCGAGCCGGACTGGACGCCGCTTCGCTACGTCAACCAGAACTTCACCCATGCCACCCTCACCGGCTTCTACCGCGCGGCGGCCGTCGGTCTGGTCACCCCGCTGCGCGATGGCATGAACCTGGTCGCCAAGGAGTACGTCGCCTCGCAGGACCCGGAGGATCCGGGCGTGCTGGTGCTGTCCCTTCTGGCCGGCGCCGCCGATGAACTGAAGCAGGCGCTGCTGGTCAACCCGCACGATCTGGACGGCGTGGCCGATGCCATCGCCACGGCCGCCACCATGTCGCTGCGCAAGCGCCAGGAGCGCTGGCACGCCATGATGGAGCACCTGCGCACCTACGACATCAACCATTGGCGGCGCAGCTACCTGGACGCCCTCGAAGGCTGA
- a CDS encoding OmpA family protein, with protein sequence MHAYDRFIEEASHRLGLGHRTRWVVDVIAGWIASHPRGLDGLEQTFEQAGLGVHFRSWRRPGQPPLPVLASDLQRALGDPVMDRLARRSRLSSGAFRVVACDLLPGLIALTSQPIEPAPSEPRQLRNRPQRQRPQMAGTLLTPRVQGMALRSLLWMMAAVVVLGATAWLQLKARTPLWTPQVIVREHDARLFLHQRGAQVSVHGSLPSDALRRRLWSALIAVHGAGHVSGRIEIDPQARSPRWFERLIRTLPCLQGDGLRLEFAGNQLDIDSTALSEERRLAISRQLRQDFPALRMSGLWGPGRAALSRLPADAGAAQRIAALNLTRLEFHPGSSELRGSSSETLQVVADALRSTAPGTRVEVAAHTDSQGASEANRQLSQQRADVVVTALQAHGVPAPTLVAVGYGEEHPVADNRSEDGRARNQRIAYRLLAAPH encoded by the coding sequence ATGCACGCGTACGACCGTTTCATCGAAGAAGCCAGCCACCGCCTGGGACTGGGCCATCGCACCCGTTGGGTGGTTGATGTGATTGCCGGCTGGATAGCCTCCCACCCGCGGGGACTGGACGGACTGGAGCAGACCTTCGAGCAGGCGGGCCTGGGGGTTCACTTCCGATCCTGGCGGCGTCCCGGGCAGCCGCCGCTGCCGGTGCTGGCCAGCGACCTGCAGCGTGCGCTGGGTGATCCGGTCATGGACCGGCTGGCCCGGCGCAGCAGACTGTCATCGGGGGCGTTCCGGGTCGTGGCCTGCGATCTGCTGCCGGGGCTGATCGCATTGACGTCCCAGCCCATCGAGCCGGCCCCTTCGGAGCCGCGCCAGCTGCGCAACCGCCCGCAGCGGCAGCGACCGCAGATGGCCGGCACCCTGCTCACCCCGCGGGTGCAGGGCATGGCCCTGCGCAGCCTGCTGTGGATGATGGCCGCCGTGGTCGTGCTCGGCGCTACCGCATGGCTGCAGCTGAAGGCACGCACGCCGCTGTGGACGCCACAGGTGATCGTCCGCGAGCACGACGCGCGGCTGTTCCTGCACCAGCGCGGCGCGCAGGTCTCGGTCCATGGCAGCCTGCCCAGCGACGCCCTGCGCCGCCGCCTGTGGAGCGCGTTGATTGCGGTGCATGGCGCAGGGCACGTCAGTGGCCGTATCGAGATCGATCCGCAGGCCCGGTCGCCGCGCTGGTTCGAGCGCCTGATCCGCACCCTGCCCTGCCTGCAGGGCGACGGACTGCGCCTGGAGTTCGCCGGCAACCAGCTGGATATCGACTCCACCGCCCTGAGCGAAGAGCGGCGCCTGGCGATCTCGCGGCAGCTCCGCCAGGATTTCCCCGCCCTGCGGATGAGTGGGCTGTGGGGTCCGGGCCGGGCGGCATTGTCGCGGCTGCCGGCCGATGCCGGCGCCGCGCAGCGGATCGCTGCGCTGAACCTGACCCGGCTGGAGTTCCATCCCGGCTCCAGCGAACTGCGCGGCAGCTCCAGCGAAACGCTGCAGGTGGTGGCCGACGCATTGCGCAGCACTGCGCCAGGCACACGGGTGGAAGTGGCCGCTCACACCGACAGCCAGGGCGCGTCCGAGGCCAACCGGCAGCTCAGCCAGCAGCGTGCGGACGTGGTGGTGACGGCGTTGCAGGCGCATGGCGTGCCGGCACCGACGCTGGTCGCGGTGGGGTACGGCGAGGAGCATCCGGTAGCCGACAACCGCAGCGAGGACGGCCGCGCGCGCAACCAGCGCATCGCCTATCGGCTGCTTGCGGCTCCGCACTGA